The window TCCGCCGCGTCTACGCCGATGGCAGAGACATCGAGGCGCGCGAGGCGATGCTGCTCGCCGCGACCCAGGCCGGCCTCGCCTTCTCCAACTCCAGCGTGGCGCTGGTGCACGGCATGAGCCGTCCGATCGGCGCTCACTTCCACGTCGCCCACGATCTGTCGAACGCGATGCTCTTCCCCGCGGTGACCGCTTTTTCCGTGCCCGCCGCCGAGAGCCGGTACGCCGACTGCGCCCGTGCACTCGGAGCCGCCACCGACGGCGACCCCTTGGCCGCCGATAGGCTCGTGAAGGCGGTCCGAGCCCTGTGCAAGGATCTTGAGGTGCCCACCCCAAGAGCCCACGGCATCGACAAGCACGAGTGGTTCCGCCTGTCGCCCTTCATGGCAGAGCAGGCGCTCGCGTCCGGGTCCCCCGCCAACAACCCCGTTACCGACCGCGGACGAGATCCAGGATCTCTACGCCCAGATCTACGCCTGACACCCGGCGAGTGAGGAACCGTGATGGCCACGACAGCCAGGACCACGCGGAGTGCGAGGTGACGAGCCATGACTGATACCGCTGCGGTCGAGGTTCTCACCGACGTGCACCGAGGCGTGGGCCGGATCCTGCTGAACCGGCCCAAGGCGCTCAACGCCTTGACGACGAGCATGGTCGGCGCCATCGACGGCGCACTCGCCGCATGGGAGCACACCCGCCTGTCCGCTGTGGTGCTCGCCAGCACCAGCATGAAGGCGTTCTGCGCCGGCGGAGACATCCGCACGATCCGAGAGCACAGTCTCGCCGGGGATGCCGCGGCCAGTGAAGGGTTCTTCGCCTCCGAATACCGGCTCAACGCCCGAATGGCCGAGTATCCCGTCCCGATCGTGTCGCTCGTCGACGGCCTCTGTATGGGTGGCGGTCTGGGGCTGTCTGTCCACGGAGGCTTCCGCGTCGTCACCGAGAGCGCGGTGTTGGCGATGCCCGAGACCGGGATCGGGTTCTTCCCGGACATCGGGGCCAGCTACTTTCTGCCGCGGCTGCCCGGCGCGATCGGCATGTACCTGGGGCTGACCGGGCACCGGCTCGACGCGGCCGACGCCCTGTACACGGGGCTGGCCACACACTTCGTCCCCAGCGAGCGGCTCGCCGCGGTCGCGGACGCTTTGGCCGACAGCCCCGGTGACCCGGTGGACGTCGTCCTGAACCGTCTCTCCGGCCGTTCCCCGGTGACGGAGAGCAGGCTGGCGGACGTACGCGGTGACGTGGACTGGGCGTTCGGTGCGCCGACCCTCGGCGAGATCGAGAAACGCCTGCACCACCTCGACACCCCCTGGGCCGCAGCAGCGCTGGCCGCCCTGGAGGCGGCCTCGCCGCAGAGCCTGGAGATCACTCACGCCTTGCTCGGGCGGGGCAGGCAGTCCACGTTGCGCGAATGCCTCGCCATCGAACTCGCTCTCACCCGCACGACCATCCGCACGCCGGACTTCCTGGAGGGCGTCCGTGCGGCCCTGGTCGACAAGGACCGCAGTCCCCACTGGCAACGTGCGTCGCACGGCGGAGGGACGCTGCAGTCCTGAGTAATTCCGAGGTGTCGGGAGGGACGCGGAACCGTCCACGGCGCCGGTGCGTGGTCGATGCAAGCCTGTCAGGCCCTGTCCGTCATGAGCGTCGATGACCGCGAGCCGTAAGGGGGTTTCGCCTGGCGCAGTGAAATCTCCGTCTCTCCGCCTCGACGGGCTCGCACAGGCGCGGTGGTTCGAGCCGTGACCCAGCCTGACGCGCAACGGGTGCGAGGTATTGACCACGGCTCGGGGCGGCGTAGCGGCCCGGCCTGACGTCAGTCGCCGTCGGTCACCATCGAGACCACGACCTTGCCGGCCTTGGTACGGCCCTGCTCGACGTACGCCATAGCCTCGAGCGTCTGGTCGAACGGGAAGGTTCTGTCGACGACCGGGCGGAGCTTCCCGCTGTCGTAGAGGGCGCTGAGCTTGCGCAGCTGGGAGCCGTCGGCCTGCATGAAGAAGAACTGGTAGCGCACGCCCAGGGCCTTGGCCTGCTTGCGGATCTTGCGGCTGAGCGTGTTCATCACCAGGCGCATGAACGAGGGGGCGCCGAGCTGCTTGGCGAACCCGGCGTCCGGCGGGCCGACGACACCGATGGCCAGACCGCCGGGCTTCAGCACCGTCAGGGACTTCTCGAGGTTTGTCCCGCCCAGGGAGTCCAGCACCAGGTCGTAGCCGGACAGCACGTTTGAGAAGTCTTCCTTGGTGTAGTCGACGACGACGTCGGCGCCGAGGCTCCTGACCAGCTTCGCGGTGTCGGTGCCAGTCGTCGTCGCCACTGTGGCGCCGAGGTGCTTGGCGAGTTGGATGACCGTCGAGCCGAGGCCACCGGCACCGGCGTGGATGAGCACCTTCTGGCCCGGCTGCACGCGGGCGCGGTCGACGAGGATCTGCCAGGCGGCCAGGGCCACCAGCGGTACTGCGGCTGCCTCTTCGAAGGTGAGCGAGGCCGGCTTGGGCGAGACGTCGTCCTGGTCGATCGCGATGAACTCCGCGAAGCCGCCGATCCGCAGGTCGCGCGGACGGGCGTAGACCTCGTCGCCGACCTCGAAGCCGCGTACGGCGGAACCGACACGCGTCACGACGCCGGACACGTCGTGGCCGAGGGTGAACGGAAGCTTGTACTTCAGGAGTTGCTTGAACTCTCCGTTGCGGACCATCTTGTCCAGCGGGTTGATGCTGGCAGCGCTCACTCTGACCAGGACGTCGCGGTCCCCGACGCTGGGCTCGGGTACCTGGGCGGCGCGGGCACCGTCCTTGCCGTACTTTGCGACGGCGAATGCCTTCATGTCGGCCGCCTTTCTGGGAGGCCCCGCTTCGCGTGCGCGGCCGGGTTGATGTGTCAGTTGTGACGCTACTCGCTGGGTATAGGAAAGTAAACTTAGGCGAGGTTAGTATCACCCCATGGATGTATGGACCGAAGCTCTTCAGGACTCCG of the Streptomyces aurantiacus genome contains:
- a CDS encoding iron-containing alcohol dehydrogenase: MGLSASPLRRVYADGRDIEAREAMLLAATQAGLAFSNSSVALVHGMSRPIGAHFHVAHDLSNAMLFPAVTAFSVPAAESRYADCARALGAATDGDPLAADRLVKAVRALCKDLEVPTPRAHGIDKHEWFRLSPFMAEQALASGSPANNPVTDRGRDPGSLRPDLRLTPGE
- a CDS encoding NADP-dependent oxidoreductase, with amino-acid sequence MKAFAVAKYGKDGARAAQVPEPSVGDRDVLVRVSAASINPLDKMVRNGEFKQLLKYKLPFTLGHDVSGVVTRVGSAVRGFEVGDEVYARPRDLRIGGFAEFIAIDQDDVSPKPASLTFEEAAAVPLVALAAWQILVDRARVQPGQKVLIHAGAGGLGSTVIQLAKHLGATVATTTGTDTAKLVRSLGADVVVDYTKEDFSNVLSGYDLVLDSLGGTNLEKSLTVLKPGGLAIGVVGPPDAGFAKQLGAPSFMRLVMNTLSRKIRKQAKALGVRYQFFFMQADGSQLRKLSALYDSGKLRPVVDRTFPFDQTLEAMAYVEQGRTKAGKVVVSMVTDGD
- a CDS encoding enoyl-CoA hydratase/isomerase family protein; translated protein: MTDTAAVEVLTDVHRGVGRILLNRPKALNALTTSMVGAIDGALAAWEHTRLSAVVLASTSMKAFCAGGDIRTIREHSLAGDAAASEGFFASEYRLNARMAEYPVPIVSLVDGLCMGGGLGLSVHGGFRVVTESAVLAMPETGIGFFPDIGASYFLPRLPGAIGMYLGLTGHRLDAADALYTGLATHFVPSERLAAVADALADSPGDPVDVVLNRLSGRSPVTESRLADVRGDVDWAFGAPTLGEIEKRLHHLDTPWAAAALAALEAASPQSLEITHALLGRGRQSTLRECLAIELALTRTTIRTPDFLEGVRAALVDKDRSPHWQRASHGGGTLQS